In the Planktothrix serta PCC 8927 genome, one interval contains:
- the nadB gene encoding L-aspartate oxidase: MTSMDVSLTSDLPLTFDVLVVGTGAAGLYTALCLPQHLSVGLVSKDILPLSASDWAQGGIAAAISTDDSPGLHLEDTLKAGAGLCERSAVEFLVNHAPECIHRLVELGVAFDRHQTQLALTLEAAHSRHRVLHAADTTGRAVITTLTERVLEQPNIKIISPAFALDLWMDASGQRCQGMSLIQNQQIYWVKASAVVLATGGGGQVFAHTTNPEVSTGDGVAIAWRAGALLRDLEFFQFHPTALTQPGAPRFLISEAVRGEGAHLIDAEGRRFVFDYHQQGELAPRDVVSRAIFNHLQQLRQIPGANAEQVWLDLRSIPPDKVRYRFPNIIQVCQQWGIDILNQPIPVTPAAHYWMGGIVTNNQGQTSIPGLYAVGETASTGVHGANRLASNSLLECLVFGAQLASLENLNLGAPEVRADDQVSSPKKVKSLILPSDHWQEQYATIKTIRSHLPDVLWQSAGICRQSDHLEEGLIQVKAWSQEFLALPLSQFLSGLQPYSSDDQEIQGIADYDLKQWGETRNLLNIGELILKSAAFRRESRGGHYRQDYPQSDPSWQVHTLIQGNQTWKSPPVVG, encoded by the coding sequence ATGACCTCTATGGATGTTTCCTTAACTTCTGACCTGCCCTTAACTTTTGATGTCTTGGTTGTGGGTACAGGGGCGGCGGGGTTATATACCGCCCTGTGTTTACCCCAACATTTGAGTGTTGGCCTAGTCAGTAAAGATATTTTACCCCTGTCAGCGAGTGATTGGGCGCAGGGGGGTATTGCCGCCGCCATTTCAACGGATGATTCTCCCGGTCTCCATTTAGAAGATACGTTGAAAGCTGGGGCGGGTTTATGTGAACGCTCTGCGGTTGAGTTTTTAGTTAATCACGCCCCTGAATGTATTCATCGTTTAGTCGAATTAGGCGTGGCTTTTGATCGGCATCAAACCCAGTTAGCCCTGACCTTAGAAGCCGCCCATTCCCGTCATCGCGTCCTGCACGCCGCCGATACCACCGGACGCGCAGTAATTACAACCTTAACTGAGCGAGTCTTAGAACAACCGAATATTAAAATTATTTCTCCAGCCTTTGCCCTAGATTTATGGATGGATGCCTCTGGCCAACGTTGCCAGGGTATGAGTTTAATTCAAAATCAGCAGATTTATTGGGTGAAGGCGTCGGCTGTTGTGTTGGCAACGGGGGGAGGTGGTCAAGTCTTTGCTCATACCACTAACCCCGAAGTTAGTACGGGGGATGGAGTCGCCATCGCTTGGAGAGCCGGGGCCTTACTGCGAGATTTAGAGTTTTTCCAATTTCATCCCACCGCTTTAACCCAACCTGGGGCGCCTCGGTTTTTAATTAGTGAGGCGGTGCGAGGGGAAGGCGCCCACTTAATTGATGCTGAAGGTCGGCGGTTTGTGTTTGATTATCATCAACAGGGGGAATTAGCGCCTAGAGATGTGGTGAGTCGGGCTATTTTTAACCATTTGCAACAGTTACGTCAAATACCGGGCGCGAATGCGGAACAAGTTTGGTTAGATTTACGGTCAATTCCCCCAGACAAAGTTCGGTATCGGTTTCCGAATATTATTCAGGTTTGCCAACAGTGGGGGATTGATATTTTGAATCAACCGATCCCCGTCACCCCAGCAGCCCACTATTGGATGGGGGGTATTGTTACCAATAACCAAGGTCAAACCTCTATTCCTGGTCTCTATGCGGTGGGAGAAACGGCTAGTACGGGGGTACATGGGGCTAACCGTTTAGCGAGTAATTCTTTGTTAGAATGTCTAGTGTTTGGCGCTCAACTGGCATCTCTTGAAAATCTCAATCTCGGTGCACCGGAAGTTAGGGCTGATGATCAGGTTTCTTCCCCAAAAAAGGTGAAGTCATTAATATTACCTAGCGACCATTGGCAGGAACAATATGCTACGATTAAGACAATTCGATCCCACTTGCCCGATGTACTCTGGCAAAGTGCCGGAATCTGTCGCCAGTCTGATCACTTGGAGGAGGGATTAATTCAGGTGAAAGCATGGTCTCAAGAATTTTTAGCTTTACCCCTTAGCCAATTTTTATCGGGTTTACAACCGTATTCCTCTGATGATCAGGAAATTCAGGGGATAGCAGATTATGACTTAAAACAGTGGGGGGAAACTCGTAACTTACTGAATATTGGTGAGTTAATTTTGAAGAGTGCAGCGTTTCGTCGAGAAAGTCGCGGGGGTCATTATCGACAAGATTATCCACAGTCAGACCCAAGCTGGCAAGTACATACTTTAATTCAAGGAAATCAAACCTGGAAATCACCGCCTGTTGTAGGTTAA
- the psbU gene encoding photosystem II complex extrinsic protein PsbU → MKRLSRLLAVLVLIVGCLGWTGHQSAVATNLNVMQYGVASPILATEAPRKNRVDEKMAKVRNKLDLNNSDLRDFRQYKGMFPKLGSIIIKNAPYNSVEDVLKISDLTEKQKEILQKNLDNFTVTTPESVFIEGDQRLNVGAYD, encoded by the coding sequence ATGAAACGATTGAGTCGCCTGTTGGCTGTGTTAGTTTTGATAGTCGGTTGTCTAGGATGGACTGGACATCAAAGTGCTGTAGCCACAAACTTGAATGTGATGCAGTATGGGGTTGCTTCTCCGATCTTAGCAACGGAAGCCCCTCGGAAAAATCGTGTTGATGAAAAAATGGCTAAGGTTCGCAATAAATTGGACTTAAATAATAGCGACCTGCGGGATTTTCGTCAATACAAAGGAATGTTTCCGAAGTTAGGGTCAATCATTATTAAGAATGCGCCATACAATTCCGTTGAAGATGTATTGAAAATTTCTGATTTGACAGAAAAACAAAAAGAAATTCTGCAAAAGAATTTAGATAACTTTACCGTAACTACTCCTGAGTCTGTGTTTATCGAAGGCGACCAACGGTTAAATGTTGGGGCTTACGACTAG